A genomic segment from Fusarium fujikuroi IMI 58289 draft genome, chromosome FFUJ_chr04 encodes:
- a CDS encoding related to AP-3 complex subunit, sigma3 subunit has product MINAFLVFNGQGQPRLTKFYTQLETSIQQRLISEIFTLVSNRPAGSCNFLPLPPLLAASGTSHTSSEEQNDVPTLVTYRNYATLYFIVISTSTESPLALIDLIQVYVEALDKLFENVCELDLIFNFETLHSTLSEMIIGGVVIETNLDRIVSGVKAQGTVAKRPVNEGRGPTGLGSGLGMGANFAWTGR; this is encoded by the exons ATGATCAATGCCTTTCTGGTCTTCAACGGCCAAGGTCAGCCTCGTTTGACAAAGTTCTATACCCAATTG GAAACTAGTATACAACAGCGCCTCATCTCCGAAATATTTACACTCGTCTCGAATCGGCCGGCCGGATCTTGTAACTTCTTACCCCTTCCACCTCTGCTCGCCGCTTCAGGCACCTCCCACACCTCCTCGGAAGAACAGAACGATGTTCCAACACTGGTAACATACCGCAACTATGCGACCCTTTatttcatcgtcatctctaCATCGACCGAGTCGCCGCTTGCCCTTATCGATTTGATCCAAGTCTACGTGGAGGCCCTCGACAAGCTGTTCGAGAACGTCTGTGAGCTGGACTTGATCTTCAACTTCGAAACCCTGCACTCTACCTTATCAGAAATGATAATAGGGGGCGTGGTAATAGAGACAAACCTAGATCGCATTGTCTCAGGGGTAAAGGCGCAAGGAACCGTCGCGAAGAGACCTGTGAACGAAGGAAGAGGGCCTACTGGCCTGGGAAGTGGACTTGGTATGGGTGCCAATTTTGCTTGGACTGGGCGATGA
- a CDS encoding related to regulator of mitochondrial iron homeostasis, with translation MSRQIAFQASRLASRAIRSSTPICRSSFRIAPAISHLSIRCALSQKCFSTTISDKRGIMPDTENPAKPLNEAEEIHQNAVVADITEQEYHDLADEYLDNVVGKFEELQDQREDIDVDFSAGVLSISWPDKGTYIINKQPPNKQIWLSSPISGPKRYDWCLFGEGQNEKEGTAVGDWIYVRDGSSLNQVFSEELGVDIDVPSEE, from the exons ATGTCCCGACAAATCGCATTTCAAGCTTCCCGCTTGGCTTCGCGAGCGATCCGCTCTTCAACGCCCATCTGCCGCTCAAGCTTCCGTATCGCTCCTGCAATCTCGCACCTTTCCATCCGATGTGCCCTTTCGCAAAAATGCTTCTCGACTACAATTTCCGACAAGCGGGGTATCATGCCTGATACGGAGAATCCTGCCAAGCCTTTGAACGAAGCCGAAGAGATCCATCAGAATGCTGTTGTCGCCGATATTACTGAGCAAGAGTACCATGACCTTGCGGACGAGTACCTCGATAATGTTGTCGGCAAGTTTGAGGAACTCCAAGACCAGCGAGAAGACATCGATGTCGACTTCTCA GCTGGAGTCCTCAGCATCAGTTGGCCTGACAAGGGCAcatacatcatcaacaagcagCCCCCTAATAAGCAGATATGGCTGTCATCTCCCATCTCTGGCCCCAAGCGCTATGATTGGTGCCTCTTTGGAGAGGGTCAGAATGAGAAAGAGGGCACAGCTGTGGGTGACTGGATCTACGTTCGTGATGGATCCAGCCTAAACCAGGTTTTTtctgaggagcttggtgTCGACATTGACGTTCCGAGTGAGGAGTAG